The following are encoded in a window of Rosa chinensis cultivar Old Blush chromosome 4, RchiOBHm-V2, whole genome shotgun sequence genomic DNA:
- the LOC112198880 gene encoding uncharacterized protein LOC112198880 encodes MEVKWPAPPVGFLKIDGAFNHVTRKGGVGFVIRDDRGVMLAGRACPLRGLLSPEHGEVLACKKAMEFVVYHFFSRIILETDALAVQMLLAATVDSNTTVLGWIYDDLILLLGLETFVKVTHVGRLGNNVAHQLAAHACSLQQDCFYFSTPSFLLAAIVAKLCSM; translated from the coding sequence ATGGAGGTGAAGTGGCCGGCTCCTCCAGTGGGCTTTCTGAAAATTGATGGAGCGTTTAATCATGTTACTCGTAAGGGTGGAGTAGGTTTTGTGATCAGAGATGATCGGGGGGTGATGTTGGCTGGAAGAGCCTGTCCTCTAAGAGGCTTGTTGTCACCGGAGCATGGGGAGGTCTTGGCATGCAAGAAAGCCATGGAGTTTGTTGTGTACCATTTCTTTTCTCGTATAATTTTGGAGACAGATGCTTTAGCTGTCCAAATGCTGTTGGCTGCTACAGTGGATAGCAACACTACGGTTCTGGGATGGATTTATGATGATCTAATCTTGCTGTTGGGTTTAGAGACTTTTGTGAAAGTGACCCATGTTGGTAGATTGGGGAATAATGTAGCACACCAATTAGCAGCACATGCTTGCTCTTTGCAGCAGGACTGCTTTTATTTCTCTACACCTTCTTTCCTTCTAGCTGCAATTGTAGCAAAACTTTGTAGTATGTAA
- the LOC112197281 gene encoding oligosaccharyltransferase complex subunit ostc — MPPKSESLQPATGTTHSDHSSGSIDPIVHLIQILPYSFLRPPRLRLKLPTLTLPSPMTVYALVLLTYFMVVSGFVYDVIVEPPGIGSTQDHVTGSVRPVVFLPGRVNGQYIIEGLSSGFMFVLGGVGIVLMDLALDRNRAKSVKVSYATAGISSVVLAYVMSMLFIRIKIPGYLH; from the coding sequence ATGCCGCCCAAATCCGAGTCGTTGCAGCCGGCCACCGGCACTACCCACTCCGACCATTCCTCCGGCTCCATCGACCCGATCGTCCACCTAATCCAGATCCTCCCCTACAGCTTCCTCCGACCTCCTCGCCTCCGCCTCAAGCTCCCAACCCTAACCCTCCCGTCTCCCATGACCGTCTACGCCCTcgtcctcctcacctacttcaTGGTCGTCTCCGGCTTCGTCTACGACGTCATCGTCGAGCCTCCGGGCATCGGGTCCACCCAGGACCACGTAACCGGGTCGGTCCGCCCCGTCGTGTTCCTCCCGGGCCGGGTCAACGGCCAGTACATAATCGAAGGGCTCTCTTCGGGCTTCATGTTCGTGCTTGGTGGCGTGGGGATTGTGCTGATGGATTTGGCCTTGGATCGCAATCGGGCTAAGAGCGTCAAGGTCTCGTACGCCACCGCTGGGATCTCTTCTGTTGTTCTTGCCTATGTTATGAGTATGCTCTTTATTCGCATCAAGATCCCTGGTTATCTTCATTAG
- the LOC112198879 gene encoding uncharacterized protein LOC112198879, whose amino-acid sequence MATWWNSKTQLRLDMAVCTPAWFDLFGHSKLLYLQSSDSDHVPILFRASTISIASKTKFHRFKFETFWVQHPECAGVVSKDWRADITGTPMFYVTKKIAHTRRQLDKWQKQVFRIRQLQMLGIQTRLDELLDVSISEVVQQEKQELMGRLHTLLYQEESFWRWRFKVTWLKKGDRDTGFFHWKAQNRRRKNRLQGLFDENG is encoded by the coding sequence ATGGCAACTTGGTGGAACTCGAAAACTCAGCTAAGGTTGGATATGGCAGTTTGTACTCCTGCATGGTTTGATCTTTTTGGTCACTCAAAACTATTGTATCTACAGTCATCAGATTCTGATCATGTTCCTATCCTTTTTAGGGCAAGTACGATCTCTATTGCGTCCAAAACTAAGTTTCATCGCTTCAAGTTTGAGACGTTCTGGGTGCAGCATCCTGAGTGTGCTGGAGTGGTGTCAAAGGATTGGAGGGCAGATATCACTGGCACACCTATGTTCTATGTAACAAAGAAGATTGCTCACACCCGTAGACAGTTGGATAAGTGGCAAAAGCAGGTATTTAGAATTAGGCAACTCCAGATGTTGGGGATACAGACTAGGTTGGATGAGCTTTTGGATGTGTCCATTTCTGAGGTTGTGCAGCAAGAGAAACAGGAGCTGATGGGTAGACTGCATACTTTGTTGTACCAAGAAGAATCCTTTTGGAGGTGGAGGTTCAAAGTTACATGGCTTAAGAAGGGGGATCGAGACACTGGATTCTTTCATTGGAAGGCTCAGAATAGAAGAAGGAAGAATAGGCTGCAAGGGCTTTTTGATGAGAATGGTTAG